In one Thunnus maccoyii chromosome 12, fThuMac1.1, whole genome shotgun sequence genomic region, the following are encoded:
- the LOC121908830 gene encoding verrucotoxin subunit beta-like, whose protein sequence is MDADATGTMEVAALGRPFSLGMLYDCRKDSLIPGMTLWDLNDLKNDIQERPQHCNDFQIVASESIADKSSALNVEASLKASFLGGLVEVGGSAKYLKDSKTSKHQVRVTLKYHATTKMKQLSMNHLGRDNVKHPDVFDKAIATHVVTGILYGAQAFFVFDREVSDEESHQDIQGNMKVMIEKIPTITVGGEGSVQMETKDIEKVEKFSCKFHGDFLLKKTPTSFQDAIQVYQSLPQLLGTNGENAVPMKVWLMPLVSLDPSAAKLVRQISISLVQKSQSVLEDFTDLEMRCNDAMRTTTAQQFPQIGKKLKTFAEFCSGYKLEFQQNLANKLPSIRGGGEEEAVLAEILKKRHSSPFNNTSLNEWMDCKEKEMRRLKIFTNMMKNTKIVPSENVLDEEILCAEHAVCFVFTSLGRAEPYLSALSNYLEETSKPDKPQYPQTDDVEKEQWYASKEVSYAMRNKVNLFSDFAEANKEKKNIKFLTVGLTNETQRGSSIYVYENGFSVSENFEPPSKPETVTAGDVTHNSVTLKICPPRFGSENISSYSVEYCVSGEDGWQQKPASKAEEVTVSGLTPNTEYMFRCRAVTSVGVGPANEVSGLIKTLPCSPPGKPQVETNSVYNNNELVRIVMVGKTGVGKSATGNTILERKCFKSEFSFKSSTKVCQKAVGEVDGQKVAIIDTPGLFDTKDTEEKTIKDIVRCISLASPGPHIFLVVIRLGRFTEEERKTVQKIQEIFGEEADKYSMVLFTHGDQLEGKPVEELLKDDKDLQDFVSRCNGQYHVFNNKLEDRSQVSELLKKIRIINVQNRGSYYTTEMFQKAEKAIEEEKQRILEEKKEQIRKEQEKLRKEIEKKYEKQLREVKGDMKREAKLKEECEKQSKREMKILKEMQELQARKEAENSGWVTRMVASFHLSVMHMKYPRLPKWMKEFKEQEELKKE, encoded by the exons ATGGACGCTGACGCCACGGGGACGATGGAGGTGGCGGCGCTCGGCCGGCCTTTCAGCCTCGGGATGCTGTATGACTGCCGCAAAGACTCACTCATCCCTG GCATGACATTGTGGGACCTTAATGATCTGAAAAATGATATACAAGAAAGACCACAGCACTGCAACGATTTTCAGATAGTTGCATCTGAATCAATTGCAGATAAATCTTCAGCATTAAATGTAGAAGCATCCCTGAAGGCAAGTTTCCTTGGTGGACTAGTAGAGGTTGGAGGATCTGCCAAATACCTGAAAGATAgtaaaacatccaaacatcaGGTCAGAGTAACACTGAAGTACCATGCAACCACAAAGATGAAGCAACTGTCAATGAATCATCTTGGAAGAGACAATGTGAAGCATCCGGATGTCTTTGATAAAGCAATAGCAACACATGTAGTCACAGGTATCCTTTATGGGGCACAAGCCTTCTTTGTCTTTGACCGTGAGGTGTCTGATGAAGAAAGTCATCAAGACATTCAGGGCAACATGAAGGTGATGATTGAGAAAATCCCCACCATCACAGTAGGGGGGGAAGGTTCTGTCCAAATGGAAACCAAGGACATTGAAAAGGTGGAGAAGTTCTCCTGCAAATTCCATGGAGACtttttactgaagaaaactcCAACATCCTTTCAGGATGCCATACAAGTCTACCAAAGCCTACCACAATTACTGGGAACCAATGGAGAAAATGCTGTACCAATGAAGGTCTGGCTGATGCCACTTGTGAGTTTAGATCCATCTGCTGCTAAACTCGTCCGTCAGATAAGTATAAGTTTAGTGCAGAAATCCCAGAGTGTCCTGGAGGACTTCACTGATCTGGAAATGAGGTGCAATGATGCAATGAGAACCACCACTGCACAGCAGTTCCCACAGATTGgtaaaaaacttaaaacatttgcagaatTTTGCTCCGGGTACAAACTGGAATTCCAACAAAATTTGGCAAATAAACTTCCATCAAtcaggggaggaggggaagaggaggcTGTGCTTGCAGAGATTCTGAAGAAGAGACATTCTTCTCCTTTCAACAACACAAGCCTGAACGAGTGGATGGACTGTAAAGAGAAGGAAATGCGCAGGTTAAAAATTTTCACcaacatgatgaaaaacaccAAGATTGTCCCATCTGAAAACGTGCTTGATGAAGAAATTCTCTGTGCAGaacatgctgtgtgttttgttttcacctcaCTGGGAAGAGCTGAACCGTATCTCTCAGCTTTATCAAACTACTTGGAAGAAACATCCAAACCAGACAAACCACAATATCCACAGACCGATGATGTAGAGAAGGAACAATGGTACGCCTCAAAAGAAGTATCTTATGCAATGAGGAACAAAGTAAATCTATTCAGTGATTTTGCAGAGGCcaacaaggagaagaagaacataAAGTTCCTGACAGTAGGTTTAAcaaatgagacacagagaggttCAAGCATCTACGTTTATGAAAACGGTTTTTCTGTCAGTGAGAACTTTGAGCCGCCTTCAAAGCCTGAAACAGTGACAGCAGGTGATGTAACCCACAACAGCGTTACACTGAAGATTTGTCCACCAAGATTTGGATCAGAGAACATCAGCTCCTACTCTGTAGAGTACTGTGTCagtggagaggatggatggCAACAAAAACCAGCATCAAAGGCTGAAGAAGTGACAGTGAGCGGTCTGACTCCTAACACAGAGTACATGTTCAGATGCAGAGCAGTGACCTCAGTAGGTGTTGGGCCAGCCAATGAAGTCAGCGGTCTCATTAAAACTTTACCTTGCAGCCCTCCTGGAAAACCTCAAGTTGAAACAAACTCAG tCTACAACAATAATGAGCTGGTCAGGATTGTGATGGTGGGGAAGACTGGAGTTGGCAAAAGTGCCACAGGAAACACCATTCTGGAACGAAAGTGTTTTAAATCAGAATTCAGCTTCAAATCTTCGACTAAAGTCTGTCAAAAGGCTGTTGGTGAGGTTGATGGACAAAAGGTTGCTATTATCGACACTCCAGGCCTGTTTGACACCAAGGacactgaagagaaaacaataaaagatattGTCCGGTGCATTTCCCTTGCTTCTCCTGGACCTCATATCTTCCTGGTTGTCATCAGACTGGGCAGattcacagaggaagaaaggaagacGGTGCAGAAGATTCAGGAAATCTTTGGTGAGGAAGCTGACAAATACAGCATGGTTCTCTTTACCCATGGTGACCAGCTCGAAGGGAAACCTGTTGAGGAGTTGTTGAAGGACGACAAAGACCTGCAGGACTTTGTGTCCAGATGTAACGGCCAGTACCACGTGTTCAATAATAAACTGGAGGATCGTTCTCAGGTCAGTGAGCTGCTCAAGAAGATAAGAATTATAAATGTGCAGAATAGAGGAAGCTACTACACCACTGAAATGTTCCAAAAGGCAGAGAAAGCgatagaagaggagaaacaacgaatcctggaagagaaaaaagagcaaatacGCAAAGAGCAGGAGAAACTGAGGaaggaaatagagaaaaaatatgaaaaacagctGAGAGAAGTGAAGGGTGACATGAAGAGGGAGGCTAAATTAAAGgaagaatgtgaaaaacaaagcaaacgcgaaatgaaaatactgaagGAAATGCAAGAACTTCAGGCCAGAAAGGAAGCTGAGAACAGCGGTTGGGTCACCAGAATGGTTGCTTCATTTCACCTCTCTGTTATGCATATGAAATACCCTCGACTCCCAAAGTGGATGAAAGAGTTCAAAGAGCAAGAGGAACTAAAGAAGGAATAA